From a region of the Kaistia sp. 32K genome:
- the phnL gene encoding phosphonate C-P lyase system protein PhnL, whose amino-acid sequence MTQNLVSLEGVSKAFTLHLRDGLRISVVDNVSFAVQPGECVVLGGPSGAGKSSILKMIYGNYRCDHGRILVRDGDELVDVATAEPRRILALRGSVMGYVSQFLRVIPRVSALDIVAGAATDSGVSRAEAWSRAERLLTLLNVPERLWSLPPATFSGGEQQRVNIARGLAADRPILLLDEPTASLDAANRAVVVRLIEEKKRAGTAIIGIFHDEDVRDHVADRIVDVTEFAASRAA is encoded by the coding sequence ATGACCCAGAATCTCGTCAGCCTCGAAGGCGTCTCCAAGGCCTTCACGCTGCACCTGCGCGACGGTCTTAGGATCAGCGTCGTCGACAATGTCTCCTTCGCGGTCCAGCCCGGCGAATGCGTCGTGCTGGGCGGCCCCTCCGGCGCCGGCAAATCGTCGATCCTCAAGATGATCTACGGCAACTACCGCTGCGATCACGGCCGCATTCTCGTTCGCGATGGCGACGAGCTGGTCGATGTCGCCACTGCCGAGCCGCGCCGCATCCTGGCGCTGCGCGGCTCGGTGATGGGCTATGTCAGCCAGTTCCTGCGCGTCATTCCCCGCGTCTCCGCGCTCGACATCGTCGCCGGTGCCGCGACCGACAGCGGCGTCAGCCGCGCCGAGGCCTGGAGCCGGGCCGAGCGTCTGCTGACGCTCCTCAACGTGCCGGAGCGGCTCTGGAGCCTGCCGCCGGCGACCTTCTCCGGCGGCGAGCAGCAGCGCGTCAACATCGCGCGCGGCCTCGCCGCCGACCGGCCGATCCTGCTCCTCGACGAGCCGACCGCCTCGCTCGACGCCGCCAACCGCGCCGTCGTGGTGCGGCTGATCGAGGAGAAGAAGCGCGCGGGAACCGCCATCATCGGCATCTTCCACGACGAGGACGTCCGCGATCACGTCGCCGACCGCATCGTCGACGTCACGGAATTCGCCGCCTCCAGGGCGGCCTGA